The following proteins are encoded in a genomic region of Brachypodium distachyon strain Bd21 chromosome 1, Brachypodium_distachyon_v3.0, whole genome shotgun sequence:
- the LOC100836429 gene encoding transmembrane protein 258, which produces MAAKAISSPVPVEWYPTLAVVTVSVGLMLTASFFIYEATTSRRNRSLAKEIVTASTASVFLGFGSLFVLLASGVYV; this is translated from the exons ATG GCGGCGAAGGCGATCTCGAGCCCCGTGCCGGTGGAATGGTACCCGACGCTGGCCGTCGTCACGGTCTCCGTCGGCCTCATGCTCACTGCGTCCTTCTTCAT TTATGaagccactacttccaggcgtaACCGTAGTTTAGCAAAGGAGATTGTCACAGCGTCCACTGCTTCTGTCTTTCTG GGCTTTGGATCTCTGTTCGTGCTCCTTGCGAGTGGTGTTTATGTCTGA
- the LOC104581535 gene encoding uncharacterized protein LOC104581535, with protein sequence MRRKNNTTEYGQRSKHCDKEGVSGTEIQVTRPDPIPVQCPDYAVLDLNGDPSEVRRNWERTILLFRLWCFNNTDERYEFGNPHSRSCMIPPAGHFLIYMHFGSKWLCAVIDGPSLYLDGYVTRSFGHHSELRVFENKKKERRVPTLIENSKALPWRGSYNTAEHCRLGYYGLLSAFKVMHAFVDNPKAKPSDKEIMAGETLIVHLPEAARSDNLFQDIYVSFCQGDTLGKDRLGAARHWSKDSEDARSKMGSVLSLESVEEEGSRSTKESSSSAESKDKKSPIDIIENFRLLHRPYHSHGFFQLRNMPIQLGKEGPIGDVWGRQQLIDKDMSSFRFLIQRFSINGCNTYKKLDSENTGNKTENRCIEHEGARSSLNKDIANWEFAKKSHAGEDIASKTKNQSIKTAVTNLEPIEEKIAFQGTQNPRVECAKKATDPFKGQGVGLYNLGQTCYMNSTLQFLSIVPELMTVLKRYSQNENGHGIDASSHSLTVSAQRTFSELGGSTTPIRPSHFLNALHRKHPDFAQLENGALRQQDAEECLSVLVDTFSRTMASEASEPTADLMKSIFEIDLQSSLHCAKTGEKGLVVETVNLLRCPISDGMDHLHEGLKNSMTTEIEKHSPLLGQNSIYKKDSKINKLPRYLTLQLARMDWDKSKNELAKNCQKVDHPLQLDMYDHCSDELKLALETA encoded by the exons ATGCGTAGAAAGAACAACACAACAGAGTATGGTCAGCGATCGAAACATTGTGATAAGGAGGGGGTATCTGGAACTGAAATTCAGGTCACAAGACCAGACCCAATACCTGTTCAATGCCcg GACTATGCTGTGTTGGATCTCAATGGCGATCCATCTGAAGTTCGAAGGAATTGGGAGAGAACAATATTGCTCTTCCGCTTGTGGTGTTTCAACAATACCGATGAAAGATATGAGTTTGGCAATCCCCACAGCAGGAGTTGCATGATTCCTCCTGCAGGCCATTTCTTGATCTATATGCACTTTGGTTCCAAATGGCTATGTGCTGTTATTGATGGTCCTTCACTCTATCTTGACGGGTATGTTACCAGAAGTTTTGGGCATCATAGTGAACTCAGAGTGTttgagaataaaaaaaaagaaaggagagtACCGACTTTGATAGAAAACTCAAAGGCATTGCCGTGGAGGGGATCCTATAACACAGCTGAGCATTGTCGTCTTGGTTACTATGGCCTGTTGTCAGCCTTTAAAGTAATGCATGCTTTTGTTGACAATCCCAAAGCTAAACCAAGTGATAAGGAGATAATGGCTGGGGAAACGTTGATTGTGCACCTTCCTGAGGCAGCGAGGTCCGACAACCTGTTCCAAGATATTTATGTCAGTTTCTGTCAAGGTGACACATTAGGCAAGGACCGACTCGGTGCTGCTAGGCATTGGAGCAAAGATTCAGAAGACGCAAGATCAAAAATGGGCAGTGTACTCTCACTTGAATCTGTAGAGGAAGAAGGATCAAGATCTACAAAAGAAAGTTCAAGTTCTGCTGAAAGCAAAGACAAGAAGTCACCCATAGATATCATTGAAAACTTCAGGCTTCTCCACCGACCATACCATTCCCATGGTTTCTTTCAGCTAAGAAATATGCCTATACAGCTCGGGAAAGAAGGTCCAATTGGTGATGTGTGGGGAAGGCAACAGCTAATAGATAAAGATATGTCCTCTTTTAGATTCTTGATCCAGAGATTCTCAATTAATGGCTGCAATACATACAAAAAACTGGACAGTGAGAACACCGGCAATAAAACAGAGAACCGCTGCATCGAACACGAAG GAGCAAGGAGTTCACTCAACAAAGACATTGCAAATTGGGAGTTTGCAAAGAAGAGCCATGCTGGTGAAGATATTGCGAGTAAAACCAAGAACCAGTCTATCAAAACAGCTGTCACAAATTTGGAGCCTATTGAAGAAAAAATTGCATTCCAAG GTACACAGAATCCACGTGTGGAGTGTGCAAAGAAAGCAACAGATCCATTTAAG GGACAAGGTGTCGGGCTATATAATCTTGGGCAAACGTGTTATATGAACTCCACTTTGCAGTTTTTGTCTATTGTACCAGAACTGATGACCGTACTAAAAAG GTATTCACAGAATGAGAACGGGCATGGGATTGACGCCTCATCGCACAGTCTAACTGTTTCAGCCCAGCGTACATTTTCTGAGCTCGGTGGAAGTACCACGCCAATTAGACCTTCACATTTCTTAAAC GCACTACATAGAAAACATCCTGACTTTGCACAACTAGAAAATGGTGCTCTCAGGCAACAG GATGCTGAAGAATGCTTGTCTGTGCTAGTGGATACGTTTTCTAGAACTATGGCATCAGAAGCTAG TGAACCTACTGCTGATCTGATGAAGTCAATTTTTGAGATCGATCTTCAAAGCAG CTTACACTGTGCAAAAACTGGCGAGAAGGGTCTAGTTGTAGAAACTGTAAACCTTCTACGATGTCCTATATCTGATGGTATGGATCACCTTCATGAAGGACTTAAGAAT AGTATGACGACAGAAATCGAGAAGCATTCGCCATTACTTGGCCAGAATTCTATTTATAAAAAAGATTCAAAGATAAATAAATTGCCAAG GTACCTTACCCTACAGCTTGCTCGAATGGACTGGGACAAAAGCAAAAACGAACTGGCCAAAAATTGTCAA AAAGTAGATCATCCTCTGCAATTGGATATGTATGATCATTGTTCAGATGAATTGAAGCTTGCTCTTGAAACTGCCTGA
- the LOC100829658 gene encoding uncharacterized protein LOC100829658, whose product MDGESSRLDNQESILHDQTPSPDKLPLQYLKEITNSFSDERVLGEGSFGVVYKGVLQNGEMVAVKKLMALMPGFQKQFENEVYHLMRLNHPNIVRCVGYCYETQNFCLEYKGKYVFAETAERLLCLEYMAKGSLDNYLADESCGLDWHTRYNIISGICYGLHYLHEDWQTNTPIIHLDLKPANILLDDNMVPKIADFGLSRLFGEQQTRACTTTRDGTFGYMAPEYIHRGIITTKSDIFSLGVIIIEIITGQKNYPFGNGTSYDFVELVLTNWRNRLEATSCSSLETDCQQIRSCLELGLRCLESDPIKRPATKEIIEKLTRWGGTNVDGGSDERSLTLWIPSDPSEFLCINPRMLQFFLGLNKWSRCLVQLTNKTEEHVAFYFGVQRATTNYCIEPASAFLCPRSTFTVCVTMEEQSELPSHLQCNDEFLVQTIVVRANTLTSEHTTVDSFNMSINVVHKANLTVAYVPPAQPPPLLHVGLDEKKTLDPRRFEGFSDQENVDILIRCICQDLGFSDDRPIAACIVYKCLLHWKSFQAGTTNVFDRIIASMFSAIKAQGNERLAYWLSNSYSLLMLMQGTMKTAGAGRFTPRRSLTAIIRMVIAVKHLSSLQFLLLVLWFYILKFLNPLLLKTKRNREFGGSHLIGGKGGMQQIEAKRPALLFKGHLTGFFEKVYGMIIDNLTKEISPLLGCCIEAPTITSQALFDHWQRIVNILTDCLLILKSNYVSSFLISKVFTRLFSFIDVQLFNSLLLSESCSFRDGEYVKAGLAKLEQWCTYETEEYAGSSWEELKHIRKAAIFLTMREKQKKTLKEITCHVCPVLSIPQLYRFCTIYQDGKYGNHNVSPLADVLSSMESLMMEDENNTEKYSLLLYDKLESNPFSVEDIPNSVAEFELIDADMPPLIRENPCFDFLYRRTD is encoded by the exons ATGGACGGTGAATCCAGCAGACTTGATAACCAGGAGAGTATATTACATGATCAAACTCCAAGTCCGGACAAGCTACCACTCCAATATTTGAAAGAGATCACAAACAGCTTCTCTGATGAGCGAGTACTTGGTGAAGGTAGTTTTGGCGTGGTATATAAG GGAGTGTTACAAAATGGAGAAATGGTGGCTGTGAAGAAGCTTATGGCGTTAATGCCGGGCTTTCAGAAGCAATTTGAGAATGAGGTTTATCATCTTATGAGGCTTAACCACCCAAACATAGTGCGTTGTGTAGGCTATTGCTATGAAACACAGAATTTTTGTTTAGAGTACAAAGGAAAATATGTCTTTGCTGAGACAGCTGAAAGGTTGCTTTGCTTGGAGTATATGGCCAAGGGAAGCCTTGATAACTATCTTGCAG ATGAATCATGTGGACTTGATTGGCACACACGCTACAATATAATTAGTGGGATTTGCTATGGTTTACATTACCTTCACGAGGACTGGCAAACTAATACTCCTATCATTCACTTGGACCTAAAACCAGCAAACATATTGCTCGATGACAATATGGTACCAAAGATTGCGGATTTTGGTCTGTCAAGACTTTTCGGTGAACAACAAACCCGAGCTTGCACTACAACTCGTGATGGAACATT TGGTTACATGGCACCAGAATACATACACAGAGGTATAATCACAACTAAGTCAGATATATTCAGTTTGGGTGTGATTATCATAGAGATAATAACGGGTCAAAAGAACTACCCTTTTGGTAATGGAACATCATATGACTTTGTTGAACTT GTACTTACAAATTGGAGAAATAGGTTGGAAGCGACATCATGCTCATCACTAGAAACAGATTGCCAACAAATAAGAAGTTGCCTTGAACTGGGCCTAAGGTGCTTGGAATCTGACCCAATAAAAAGGCCAGCAACAAAGGAAATTATCGAGAAGCTTACTAGATGGGGAGGCACCAATGTCGATGGTGGCAGTGATGAAAGATCACTAACACTCTGG ATTCCATCTGATCCAAGCGAGTTTCTTTGCATCAATCCCCGCATGCTTCAGTTTTTCTTGGGGTTAAACAAGTGGAGCCGTTGCCTCGTACAGCTAACTAACAAGACAGAGGAGcatgttgcattttattttggagttCAGAGGGCGACAACCAACTACTGCATTGAACCGGCTAGTGCCTTTCTCTGTCCACGGTCCACATTTACTGTCTGTGTTACAATGGAAGAACAAAGTGAGTTACCATCGCACTTGCAGTGTAATGATGAATTCCTTGTACAGACCATTGTAGTGCGGGCAAATACACTCACATCTGAGCACACAACCGTGGATAGTTTTAACATGTCAATCAATGTGGTGCACAAGGCAAACTTGACGGTTGCTTATGTACCACCAGCCCAACCGCCGCCCCTATTACATGTAGGGTTGGACGAGAAAAAGACATTAGATCCACGACGATTTGAAGGCTTTTCG GACCAAGAAAATGTGGATATATTGATAAGGTGCATATGCCAAGATCTCGGATTCTCAGATGACAGGCCTATTGCAGCTTGTATTGTCTACAAGTGCCTTTTACACTGGAAATCATTTCAAGCTGGAACGACTAATGTTTTCGATCGTATTATTGCGAGTATGTTTAGTGCAATAAAG GCCCAGGGCAATGAGAGGTTAGCATATTGGCTCTCCAATTCATATTCATTGCTTATGCTTATGCAAGGAACAATGAAAACAGCTGGAGCAGGTAGATTCACTCCTCGGAGATCACTTACTGCAATAATCCGTATGGTAATCGCGGTAAAGCATCTTTCTTCTCTCCAGTTTTTACTCTTGGTACTCTGGTTTTATATTCTGAAATTTCTTAATCCATTGCTTCTGAAAACTAAGAGAAATCGAGAGTTTGGTGGTAGCCACTTGATTGGAGGAAAGGGCGGTATGCAGCAAATTGAAGCCAAACGTCCTGCTCTGCTTTTTAAGGGGCACCTTACAGGTTTCTTTGAGAAGGTTTATGGAATGATAATAGATAATCTGACCAAAGAGATATCTCCATTGCTTGGTTGTTGCATCGAG gCACCAACAATAACATCTCAAGCACTATTCGACCATTGGCAACGCATTGTGAATATATTAACAGACTGCTTACTTATTTTGAAATCCAATTAC GTTTCATCATTCTTAATCAGCAAGGTTTTCACTCGACTCTTCTCATTTATTGATGTTCAGTTGTTTAATAG TCTGCTCCTATCCGAGTCCTGCTCATTCAGAGATGGAGAATATGTAAAGGCTGGACTAGCTAAGCTAGAACAGTGGTGCACTTATGAGACTGAAGAG TATGCAGGTTCTTCCTGGGAAGAATTGAAGCACATTAGAAAGGCTGCTATTTTCCTT ACTATGCgtgaaaaacaaaagaaaacattgaAAGAAATCACCTGCCATGTGTGCCCT GTCCTTAGCATACCACAGCTATATCGATTCTGCACAATTTATCAGGATGGCAAATATGGAAACCATAATGTTTCACCCCTTGCTGAT GTCCTCTCGAGTATGGAAAGTCTAATGATGGAAGATGAGAATAACACAGAGAAATATTCTTTGTTATTGTACGACAAATTAGAAAG CAATCCATTCTCGGTGGAGGACATTCCGAACTCTGTGGCAGAATTCGAGTTGATAGATGCCGATATGCCTCCTCTGATCCGAGAGAATCCTTGCTTCGACTTCCTATACCGAAGAACAGACTAG